Within the Chiloscyllium plagiosum isolate BGI_BamShark_2017 unplaced genomic scaffold, ASM401019v2 scaf_22115, whole genome shotgun sequence genome, the region cactgtcctttcccccctctctgtctctgtcttggAGGTCGATTGTGGAACATGTCTGACCCCTCTCTCCTTCCTCTGCAGAGCCGGAGGACATGGTTCTTGCGGGATCCCCGCATCCCGTCCCTTCGCCCCCACCGGCCGTGGGCGAGGAGAATTCCGAGGTTTCGGAGCGCCGGAGCCCGGAGGGGAGCGACGCGCGGAGTGCCGCGGCGACCGGGAGGTCGTCCAAGAGGGTGTCGTTCTCGCTGTCGGAGGAGGACGAGGAGACAGAGACGGAGACTGAgacggaggaggaggaggaggaggagagcgaGGAGGAGTTGGCGCTGGCCTGCCGTTCCCCCGTGGAGCCCTCGACGCGCACCCTGCGCCCTCGAGAGGCTCCCTCCGCCTCTGCCTCCGCCACCGTCCTCAACCTGCCCCTGGACCATGCCGCCCTGGTCAAAGCGCCTCCCTCCGAGGGAGAGTGTCTGAGGCTCAAGGAGCAGCTGGGCGCCTCGTCGCTGCTGGCGTTGGCCAATACCGCACTCCCGGCGGCACCGGCCCCCTCCCCGGACAAGGGGGTGGACTTGGCCGCCCTGGCTGACATCGCCCTGACGATCGGAGAGGCCGCCTCAGAGTTGGACGTGCCgtccgaggaggaggagatggag harbors:
- the LOC122545031 gene encoding histone-lysine N-methyltransferase SETD1A-like, translated to PEDMVLAGSPHPVPSPPPAVGEENSEVSERRSPEGSDARSAAATGRSSKRVSFSLSEEDEETETETETEEEEEEESEEELALACRSPVEPSTRTLRPREAPSASASATVLNLPLDHAALVKAPPSEGECLRLKEQLGASSLLALANTALPAAPAPSPDKGVDLAALADIALTIGEAASELDVPSEEEEMEMEEEEEDGEGPRLERLFHLEHSYAKPPLSPRRPAPVPSARRPEALPAESPGEPPAVLEAPEEVVPARSPQGSVPSPREDPRTQRRRRRRPSAEAGGEGVGEAPPGGKRLEPGEVRPKPGEGVGPVSTSPGGGFEARSEFEEMAVLYDIWNSGVDPEDVHYLRVTYERLLQEDSTVDWLNDTHWVYHTDILQ